One segment of Nocardioides sp. QY071 DNA contains the following:
- a CDS encoding S-adenosylmethionine:tRNA ribosyltransferase-isomerase: MRLLDESPAVRFEAPRTTYAGAPAERRGLARDGVRLLVADGATGVTHTRFDRIGDHLSAGDLLVVNDSATVAGALDGRSERHGDVVVHLAMPLDDDTWVVEVRRAPDADRSILDAQAGDTISIAAGRTVLRLQEPYPPAGSSPTGVGNRLWRAVPTGAPLARTAHRYGRAIAYGYLDDRYPLSDYQTVFARVPGSAEMASAARPFTADLVTRLVARGVLLAPVTLHTGLSSQEAGESPQAERFVVPAATADLVNLVRSRGRRVVAVGTSATRALESAVVAGSPTTVAATAGWTTRVVTPGRPPAVVDGLVTGWHDPGASHLLLVEAVAGAALAQQAYAAATHGGYLWHEFGDSCLLLPARP, translated from the coding sequence GTGCGCCTACTCGACGAGAGCCCTGCCGTCCGGTTCGAGGCTCCGCGCACGACGTACGCCGGCGCCCCGGCCGAGCGTCGCGGCCTCGCCCGTGACGGGGTCCGCCTGCTCGTCGCCGACGGCGCCACCGGCGTCACGCACACGCGCTTCGACCGCATCGGCGACCACCTGTCCGCCGGCGACCTGCTCGTGGTCAACGACTCGGCCACGGTCGCCGGCGCCCTGGACGGCCGCTCCGAGCGGCACGGGGACGTCGTGGTCCATCTCGCGATGCCGCTCGACGACGACACCTGGGTGGTGGAGGTGCGTCGGGCGCCCGACGCCGACCGCAGCATCCTCGACGCCCAGGCGGGCGACACGATCAGCATCGCCGCTGGGAGGACCGTCCTCCGGCTGCAGGAGCCGTACCCGCCGGCCGGGTCCTCGCCGACCGGCGTCGGCAACCGGCTGTGGCGGGCCGTGCCGACCGGTGCCCCGCTGGCGCGCACCGCCCACCGCTACGGGCGCGCGATCGCGTATGGCTACCTGGACGACCGCTACCCGCTCTCCGACTACCAGACCGTCTTCGCGCGAGTGCCGGGCAGCGCCGAGATGGCCTCCGCCGCGCGGCCCTTCACCGCCGACCTGGTGACCCGGCTGGTCGCCCGTGGAGTCCTGCTCGCCCCGGTGACCCTGCACACCGGCCTGTCCTCGCAGGAGGCCGGGGAGTCGCCCCAGGCCGAGCGGTTCGTCGTACCCGCGGCCACGGCGGACCTGGTCAACCTGGTCCGCTCGCGCGGGCGCCGGGTCGTCGCCGTCGGCACCTCCGCGACACGGGCGCTGGAGTCGGCCGTGGTCGCCGGCTCGCCGACGACCGTGGCCGCGACGGCAGGCTGGACGACCCGGGTGGTCACGCCCGGCCGGCCGCCGGCAGTCGTCGACGGCCTGGTCACCGGCTGGCACGACCCGGGCGCCTCCCACCTGCTGCTGGTCGAGGCCGTCGCGGGGGCCGCTCTTGCCCAGCAGGCCTACGCCGCCGCCACCCACGGCGGCTACCTGTGGCACGAGTTCGGCGACTCCTGCCTGCTGCTGCCCGCCCGCCCCTGA
- a CDS encoding ABC transporter ATP-binding protein has protein sequence MTADTPLASPAAVAARAIDLHKRYGSGDSEVRALDGVSLDIGAHEFTAIMGPSGSGKSTLMHCLAALDTPTSGEVQIGDVTLSRLRDKALTALRREKVGFVFQAFNLVPTLTARENILLPLSLAGRKPDQDWFDTVVDTIGLRDRLGHRPSQMSGGQQQRVACARALVSKPAIVFADEPTGNLDSTSGAEVLGFLRRSVDEFDQTIVMVTHDPVAASYCDRVVFLADGRVVDELREPDREAILEKMTCFA, from the coding sequence ATGACGGCCGACACCCCTCTCGCCTCCCCGGCCGCGGTCGCGGCTCGTGCGATCGACCTCCACAAGCGCTACGGCTCGGGTGACTCCGAGGTGCGCGCGCTCGACGGGGTCTCCCTCGACATCGGCGCCCATGAGTTCACCGCGATCATGGGGCCCTCCGGCTCGGGCAAGTCGACGCTGATGCACTGCCTGGCCGCCCTCGACACCCCCACCTCCGGCGAGGTCCAGATCGGCGATGTCACCCTGTCCCGGTTGCGTGACAAGGCCCTCACCGCGCTGCGCCGCGAGAAGGTCGGCTTCGTCTTCCAGGCCTTCAACCTGGTGCCCACCCTCACCGCGCGCGAGAACATCCTGCTCCCCCTCAGCCTGGCCGGCCGCAAGCCGGACCAGGACTGGTTCGACACGGTCGTCGACACGATCGGGCTGCGCGACCGCCTCGGACACCGGCCCTCCCAGATGTCCGGTGGCCAGCAGCAGCGGGTCGCCTGCGCGCGGGCGCTGGTCAGCAAGCCGGCGATCGTGTTCGCCGACGAGCCGACCGGCAACCTCGACAGCACCTCGGGAGCGGAGGTGCTCGGCTTCCTGCGCCGCAGCGTCGACGAGTTCGACCAGACGATCGTGATGGTCACCCACGACCCGGTCGCGGCGTCGTACTGCGACCGCGTCGTGTTCCTCGCCGACGGCCGGGTCGTCGACGAGCTCCGCGAGCCCGACCGCGAGGCGATCCTGGAGAAGATGACGTGCTTCGCCTGA